The following coding sequences are from one Beggiatoa alba B18LD window:
- a CDS encoding protein-disulfide reductase DsbD family protein, giving the protein MKIGVFGLFLLLFFTPVGFANPVQGAHIEVALISEVTTVKAGEPFTVALRLQPETHWHTYWRNAGDSGMPPRVQWQTPEGVKIGEFQWAYPERVPFAHLMNFGYSGESFLLAQVTTPADYALSELHLQANARWLVCEKVCIPGEAVLNLTLPVTHEPAVIDKKWQSAFAKTRAQLPIVVDWQAQFQFVDNHLVLKIQNDSLNPTIQSLAFFPIEKDLIHNAAPQAFVQEANILFLRIPQHAFFKTAPAVLTGVLVITRAGKTDSYEITAKPDSVLLPATFLQAQRIGQVADNSATINVTTEVTSFFNLLLMLGFAILGGIILNLMPCVFPILALKAVSLAESQGLSVERQRWHGVIYTVGVGCSFLLIAGLLLGLRMGGASIGWGFQLQSPLFVAILTYLFFAMALSLSGVVSFGTRLMGIGDSLATQQGYRGSFFTGMLAVIVASPCSAPFMGTAIGFALLQPTGIALLVFLALGMGMALPFLLLTLFPQWARFLPRAGAWMNTFKQFMAFPLYLTVVWLLWILGRQTNVNGMAIVLIGLVLLAFALWVWGHNPHVRPYWQWLHRSLSLCAMGLAIALLNSSLLTPMTTATAIRVDSAEQRLISAYSAEKLAQLRTEGKAVFVNLTADWCITCLVNEQVALETPVVQQAFIDKKIHYLKGDWTNVNPEITALLTQFKRSGVPLYLYYAVNASEPVVLPQLLTPTLILDVLNTP; this is encoded by the coding sequence ATGAAAATTGGGGTTTTTGGGTTGTTTTTACTTCTTTTTTTTACGCCTGTGGGTTTCGCTAATCCTGTGCAGGGTGCGCATATTGAAGTGGCGTTAATCTCAGAAGTAACGACTGTTAAAGCGGGCGAGCCGTTTACCGTTGCATTGCGTTTACAGCCTGAGACTCATTGGCATACCTATTGGCGTAATGCTGGCGATTCAGGGATGCCGCCCCGTGTCCAATGGCAAACGCCAGAGGGTGTGAAAATAGGGGAGTTTCAATGGGCATATCCTGAGCGTGTGCCTTTTGCGCATTTGATGAATTTTGGGTATAGCGGGGAGAGTTTTTTATTAGCGCAGGTGACTACGCCCGCAGATTACGCTTTGTCTGAATTGCATTTACAAGCGAATGCGCGTTGGTTAGTGTGTGAAAAGGTGTGCATTCCTGGTGAGGCGGTCTTAAATTTAACGTTACCCGTCACGCATGAACCCGCTGTGATTGATAAAAAATGGCAGTCTGCATTTGCAAAAACACGGGCGCAATTGCCCATAGTGGTTGATTGGCAAGCACAATTTCAGTTTGTCGATAATCATTTAGTCTTAAAAATTCAAAATGATAGTTTAAATCCTACTATCCAATCATTGGCTTTTTTTCCCATTGAAAAAGATTTAATCCATAATGCCGCCCCGCAAGCTTTTGTGCAGGAGGCGAATATTTTATTTTTACGAATTCCACAACATGCTTTTTTTAAAACAGCTCCTGCCGTTTTAACAGGGGTGTTAGTTATTACGCGAGCTGGAAAAACAGATAGTTACGAAATAACTGCAAAACCTGATTCAGTATTATTACCCGCAACATTTTTACAAGCGCAGCGTATTGGACAAGTTGCCGATAATTCCGCGACAATAAACGTAACAACAGAAGTTACTTCTTTTTTCAATCTGTTATTAATGTTAGGGTTTGCCATATTAGGCGGTATTATTTTGAATTTAATGCCTTGCGTTTTCCCTATTTTGGCTTTAAAAGCGGTCAGTCTTGCAGAATCACAGGGCTTATCTGTTGAGCGACAACGCTGGCATGGGGTGATTTATACGGTTGGGGTGGGCTGTAGTTTTTTACTGATTGCGGGCTTGTTATTAGGCTTACGCATGGGGGGGGCAAGTATCGGCTGGGGATTTCAATTGCAGTCGCCGTTATTTGTGGCGATATTGACTTATCTTTTTTTTGCAATGGCATTGAGTTTGTCGGGCGTGGTTAGCTTTGGCACGCGCTTGATGGGGATTGGTGACTCTCTCGCAACACAGCAAGGATATCGTGGGTCATTCTTTACGGGAATGTTAGCCGTTATTGTTGCAAGTCCTTGTTCTGCACCGTTTATGGGAACTGCGATTGGGTTTGCCTTGTTGCAACCGACAGGGATAGCTTTGTTGGTCTTTTTGGCATTAGGCATGGGAATGGCACTGCCTTTTTTACTCTTAACGCTATTTCCACAATGGGCGCGTTTTTTACCCCGTGCGGGCGCGTGGATGAATACGTTTAAGCAGTTTATGGCGTTTCCCTTGTATTTAACGGTTGTTTGGTTGTTGTGGATTTTAGGACGACAAACCAATGTAAACGGCATGGCAATTGTATTAATCGGGCTGGTTTTGTTGGCATTTGCCTTATGGGTTTGGGGACATAATCCACATGTTCGCCCTTATTGGCAGTGGTTGCATCGCAGTTTAAGCCTGTGTGCAATGGGGTTGGCAATTGCTTTATTAAATAGTTCGTTATTAACACCGATGACGACAGCAACGGCTATCCGCGTAGATAGTGCGGAGCAACGTTTAATATCAGCATATAGTGCGGAAAAGTTGGCGCAATTACGCACAGAAGGCAAAGCTGTTTTTGTGAATTTAACCGCAGATTGGTGTATCACTTGTTTGGTGAATGAACAGGTTGCTTTAGAAACACCTGTTGTACAACAAGCCTTTATTGATAAAAAAATTCATTATTTAAAAGGTGATTGGACAAATGTAAATCCTGAAATTACTGCGTTGCTCACCCAATTTAAGCGTAGCGGTGTCCCGTTATACTTATATTATGCAGTTAATGCCTCAGAGCCTGTTGTATTACCTCAGTTATTAACACCAACCCTGATTTTAGATGTGCTTAATACGCCCTAA